A region of Subtercola boreus DNA encodes the following proteins:
- a CDS encoding ABC transporter substrate-binding protein — MFTRTKRFAAIAVTAGVIIALTACSAGSSSDSATSFPEHADSITVAQPADLKTPDPVIDNGLLSLNIFHAVFDQLTEVDGSGGLQPRLATSWEASADAKTWSFTLNSAAKFSDGTPVTADDVIFSFQTVIDTSTSLNHIYTNNIESMTSTGADNVTFTLKSADANFTRIVYYISIVPKAVYTALGAEGFAKAPIGSGPYTFVSWTPGVSTVLKKNPDAWGAQGTITDVTIVPVADSEARVNGLLSGSIDLTAIAPSQVDTVKNAGSGYSEVSAQSNQLVYLGMNTLTGPLANADLREAISMGIDRATLIDTLLGGNGTVATAASVTPDVNGYDDSLAPLPFDVDKAKALVASSGYDGSPIVFNYQTDGNVPMTNEMAQSIAAQLADIGVNVTLTGGDIASFTLLWTSKQLQGLYLYQFSPSMMDAATTLNYLYGPTGYALFSDPDLNALIVEAGTTVDPDARNAVIAKIWAINAEKNYIANVDYSVGTYGLSSQLDWTPRADGQVDFRTASWK, encoded by the coding sequence ATGTTCACTCGAACAAAACGCTTCGCCGCCATCGCGGTGACGGCCGGTGTCATCATCGCCCTGACCGCCTGCAGCGCGGGCTCCTCGTCAGACTCTGCGACGAGCTTTCCCGAGCACGCAGACTCCATCACCGTCGCCCAGCCGGCAGATCTCAAGACCCCGGATCCGGTCATCGACAACGGGCTGCTCAGCCTGAACATCTTCCACGCGGTCTTCGACCAGCTCACCGAGGTCGACGGATCGGGTGGACTGCAGCCCCGGCTCGCCACCTCGTGGGAGGCCAGCGCCGACGCCAAGACCTGGAGCTTCACCCTCAACAGCGCGGCGAAGTTCTCCGACGGCACGCCCGTGACCGCCGACGACGTCATCTTCAGCTTCCAGACCGTGATCGACACCTCGACGTCGCTGAACCACATCTACACGAACAACATCGAGAGCATGACGTCGACCGGCGCGGACAACGTCACATTCACCCTCAAGTCGGCTGACGCCAACTTCACCCGGATCGTCTACTACATCTCGATCGTGCCGAAGGCCGTCTACACCGCACTCGGCGCCGAAGGGTTCGCCAAGGCCCCGATTGGCTCCGGCCCCTACACCTTCGTCAGCTGGACACCCGGTGTGTCGACCGTGCTGAAGAAGAACCCCGATGCCTGGGGCGCCCAGGGGACCATCACCGACGTCACCATCGTGCCGGTCGCCGATTCCGAAGCGCGGGTCAACGGCCTGCTCTCCGGTTCGATCGACCTCACCGCCATCGCGCCGTCGCAGGTCGACACCGTGAAGAACGCCGGCTCCGGCTACTCCGAGGTCAGTGCGCAGAGCAACCAGCTCGTCTACCTCGGCATGAACACCCTCACCGGCCCGCTCGCGAACGCCGACCTCCGCGAGGCCATCAGCATGGGCATCGACCGCGCCACGCTCATCGACACCCTGCTCGGCGGCAACGGCACGGTCGCGACTGCGGCCTCCGTCACTCCCGACGTGAACGGGTACGACGACAGCCTCGCTCCGCTGCCGTTCGATGTCGACAAGGCCAAGGCGCTGGTCGCGTCATCCGGTTACGACGGCAGCCCGATCGTGTTCAACTACCAGACCGACGGCAACGTTCCGATGACGAACGAGATGGCGCAGTCGATCGCCGCCCAGCTCGCCGACATCGGCGTGAACGTCACGCTCACCGGTGGGGACATCGCGAGCTTCACCCTGCTCTGGACCTCGAAGCAGCTCCAGGGTCTCTACCTCTACCAGTTCTCCCCGTCGATGATGGATGCGGCCACGACGCTGAACTATCTCTACGGCCCCACCGGGTACGCGCTCTTCTCCGACCCCGACCTGAACGCGCTGATCGTCGAAGCAGGCACCACGGTCGATCCGGATGCCCGCAACGCCGTCATCGCGAAGATCTGGGCCATCAACGCCGAGAAGAACTACATCGCGAACGTCGACTACTCGGTGGGCACCTACGGGTTGTCGTCGCAGCTGGACTGGACGCCGCGGGCCGACGGCCAGGTCGACTTCCGCACCGCTTCCTGGAAATAA
- a CDS encoding flavin reductase family protein yields the protein MYLADDTGSNFDFIWMIKNSVVPRPIAWVQTQNAAGRGNLAPYSYFNLVSMDPPTLMISFVGQKDSYDNIKETGEFVVNMVSEGLAEVETASAAILPAEVDEIALLGLATIPSTRVAPPRLAVAKVALECVFLSEIEVYDTRVIIGQVLGIHADDDILDESGRVDVLKYRPVGRLGGSLYTTVTNQYRHVVPGATPEWIGAQPGGEAALVALGASEPQKENH from the coding sequence TTGTACTTAGCAGACGACACCGGATCGAACTTCGATTTCATCTGGATGATCAAGAACTCCGTCGTGCCGCGCCCCATCGCCTGGGTGCAGACCCAGAATGCGGCGGGGCGCGGCAACCTCGCACCGTACAGCTACTTCAACCTCGTCTCGATGGACCCGCCGACCCTGATGATCTCGTTCGTCGGCCAGAAGGACAGCTACGACAACATCAAGGAGACCGGAGAGTTCGTCGTCAACATGGTGAGTGAGGGCCTCGCCGAGGTCGAGACGGCCAGCGCCGCCATCCTCCCCGCAGAAGTCGACGAGATCGCCCTGCTGGGCCTTGCGACGATCCCCTCGACCCGGGTCGCCCCGCCCCGGCTCGCCGTGGCGAAGGTGGCGCTCGAATGCGTCTTCCTCAGCGAGATCGAGGTGTACGACACCCGCGTCATCATCGGGCAGGTGCTCGGCATCCACGCCGACGACGACATCCTCGACGAGTCGGGGCGGGTCGACGTGCTGAAGTACCGGCCCGTCGGCCGTCTCGGCGGCTCGCTCTACACCACCGTCACCAACCAGTACCGGCATGTCGTGCCGGGCGCCACCCCGGAGTGGATCGGCGCCCAGCCCGGAGGCGAAGCAGCCCTTGTGGCGCTCGGCGCCTCAGAACCTCAGAAGGAGAACCACTAA
- a CDS encoding NtaA/DmoA family FMN-dependent monooxygenase (This protein belongs to a clade of FMN-dependent monooxygenases, within a broader family of flavin-dependent oxidoreductases, the luciferase-like monooxygenase (LMM) family, some of whose members use coenzyme F420 rather than FMN.) — MSADPFHLAWFTPFKAPAWKSPWASDTALTWFNGDYYIDMAKQLERAGFDFMMFEDSTLVSNSYGGTTENDLKHALHAPKADPVPLLPLLAAATDHMGFIATMSTSFYPPFIVARVMATMDHLTRGRIGWNVVTSSEDLAGQNYGLDQLLQHDERYDMAEEFVTVVKNLWDSWEPGAIVADRETGYYADHTKVHEINHVGKYFKVRGPLNLPAGPQGHPVICQAGGSPKGRDFAAKHANVLLASTGSAEAMKEYRDDIRARAAAHGRNPDEVKVMFIIQPVLGETQADAEELFDRTYEMSQAQIETLLGIMSITMEIDFKQFDLDKPLPDDVQTNGHQSGLAGFRKAAGGRTIREALSARPGGVRLVGTPDSVAEQMDEVMEFVGGDGFLIRGEPVRTHSRRYIDEIASGLAPALRRRGLIRSDYDKSTFKANLASF; from the coding sequence ATGTCCGCAGATCCCTTCCACCTCGCGTGGTTCACCCCGTTCAAGGCCCCCGCGTGGAAGAGCCCCTGGGCCTCCGACACAGCCCTGACCTGGTTCAACGGCGACTACTACATCGACATGGCGAAGCAGCTCGAGCGCGCCGGGTTCGACTTCATGATGTTCGAGGACTCGACTCTCGTGTCGAACTCCTACGGCGGTACCACCGAGAACGACCTGAAGCACGCCCTGCACGCGCCGAAGGCGGATCCGGTTCCCCTGCTGCCCCTGCTCGCAGCGGCCACCGACCACATGGGGTTCATCGCGACCATGTCGACCTCGTTCTACCCGCCGTTCATCGTGGCCCGCGTGATGGCCACGATGGACCACCTCACCCGGGGCCGCATCGGCTGGAACGTCGTCACCTCCAGTGAAGACCTCGCCGGACAGAACTACGGCCTCGACCAGTTGCTGCAGCACGACGAGCGGTACGACATGGCGGAGGAGTTCGTCACCGTCGTGAAGAACCTCTGGGACTCGTGGGAGCCGGGCGCGATCGTCGCCGACCGCGAGACCGGCTACTACGCCGACCACACGAAGGTGCACGAGATCAACCACGTGGGCAAATACTTCAAGGTGCGCGGCCCGTTGAACCTCCCTGCGGGCCCGCAGGGGCATCCGGTGATCTGCCAGGCCGGTGGTTCGCCCAAGGGCCGCGACTTCGCGGCCAAACACGCCAACGTGCTGCTCGCCTCCACGGGGTCGGCCGAGGCGATGAAGGAGTACCGCGACGACATCCGCGCCCGAGCGGCGGCCCACGGCCGGAACCCCGACGAGGTGAAGGTGATGTTCATCATCCAGCCCGTGCTCGGAGAGACCCAGGCCGACGCCGAGGAGCTCTTCGACCGCACGTACGAGATGAGCCAGGCGCAGATCGAGACGCTGCTCGGCATCATGTCGATCACCATGGAGATCGACTTCAAGCAGTTCGACCTCGACAAACCGCTGCCCGACGACGTGCAGACGAACGGGCACCAGTCGGGCCTCGCCGGGTTCCGGAAGGCCGCCGGCGGCCGCACCATCCGCGAGGCGCTGAGCGCCCGCCCCGGGGGAGTGCGCCTCGTCGGCACCCCCGACTCCGTGGCGGAGCAGATGGACGAGGTGATGGAGTTCGTCGGCGGCGACGGGTTCCTGATCCGCGGGGAACCCGTGCGCACCCACTCCCGTCGCTACATCGACGAGATCGCCTCGGGCCTCGCTCCTGCGCTCCGGCGTCGCGGGCTCATCCGCAGCGACTACGACAAGTCGACCTTCAAAGCCAACCTGGCCTCGTTCTAA
- a CDS encoding NtaA/DmoA family FMN-dependent monooxygenase (This protein belongs to a clade of FMN-dependent monooxygenases, within a broader family of flavin-dependent oxidoreductases, the luciferase-like monooxygenase (LMM) family, some of whose members use coenzyme F420 rather than FMN.), whose protein sequence is MTVKPFHLGWFLNGTSVPAWGQPFSGAIGTQWQSAEIFVDLARAMERACFDYVLIEDNTFVGDRYGDSMEVYLKHAFQAPRQDPMIVATLLAQATSKLGIIPTAGSFAYHPYMLARLVGSLDQLSKGRMGVNLVTGTSDRALQNYGYPGMGEHDSRYDTAEDFINASLALWDTWEPDAVVADVHTGVWADHTKVHRADFESATYSTRGPLNSGPLPQGRPIISQAGGSPRGIAFAAKYADTVIAIQATPAKMKEYRDKVREAAVSFGRNPDDVKVLFGIWPTIGSSQSEADDRIAAARAGVAANLEVALAAMAKSTDIDFANVPLDVPLGELGLSTNGTQQFAEFSARNATLTLREATIARSGAAGPALAGTPDHVAGLMEDIMAEVGGDGFLIGTNGVTRRFIAEITDGLVPELQRRGLTRRGYSFDQLRDNLLEF, encoded by the coding sequence ATGACCGTGAAACCCTTCCACCTCGGCTGGTTCCTGAACGGCACCAGCGTGCCGGCCTGGGGGCAGCCCTTCTCCGGCGCGATCGGTACGCAGTGGCAGTCGGCCGAGATCTTCGTCGACCTCGCCCGGGCGATGGAGCGAGCCTGCTTCGACTACGTGCTGATCGAGGACAACACCTTCGTCGGCGACCGCTACGGCGACTCGATGGAGGTGTACCTCAAGCACGCCTTCCAGGCGCCACGCCAGGACCCGATGATCGTGGCCACGCTGCTCGCGCAGGCCACCTCCAAGCTCGGCATCATCCCGACCGCCGGCTCGTTCGCCTACCACCCGTACATGCTGGCGCGGCTGGTCGGGTCGCTCGACCAGCTGTCGAAGGGCCGGATGGGCGTCAACCTCGTCACCGGCACCAGCGACCGTGCCCTGCAGAACTACGGCTACCCCGGCATGGGCGAGCACGACTCCCGCTACGACACGGCGGAGGACTTCATCAACGCCTCACTCGCTCTCTGGGACACCTGGGAACCGGATGCGGTCGTCGCCGACGTGCACACCGGCGTCTGGGCCGACCACACCAAGGTGCATCGTGCGGACTTCGAGAGCGCGACGTACTCCACCCGCGGGCCGCTCAACTCGGGTCCGCTGCCGCAGGGGCGGCCGATCATCTCGCAGGCCGGGGGGTCCCCCCGCGGCATCGCGTTCGCCGCGAAGTACGCCGACACGGTGATCGCGATCCAGGCCACGCCCGCGAAGATGAAGGAGTACCGCGACAAGGTGCGGGAGGCGGCCGTCTCGTTCGGCCGGAACCCCGACGACGTCAAGGTGCTGTTCGGCATCTGGCCGACGATCGGCTCCAGCCAGTCGGAGGCCGACGATCGGATCGCGGCCGCACGGGCCGGGGTGGCCGCGAACCTCGAGGTGGCGCTCGCCGCGATGGCGAAGAGCACGGACATCGACTTCGCGAACGTCCCGCTCGACGTGCCCCTCGGCGAGCTCGGACTCTCGACCAACGGCACCCAGCAGTTCGCCGAGTTCTCCGCCCGGAACGCCACGCTGACCCTCCGGGAGGCGACCATCGCGCGCAGCGGCGCCGCGGGACCCGCGCTGGCAGGAACACCCGACCACGTCGCCGGCCTGATGGAGGACATCATGGCGGAGGTCGGCGGCGACGGCTTCCTGATCGGCACGAACGGTGTCACCCGCCGTTTCATCGCCGAGATCACCGACGGTCTCGTGCCCGAACTGCAGCGCCGAGGGCTCACCCGACGCGGCTACTCCTTCGACCAGCTGCGCGACAACCTGCTCGAGTTCTAG
- a CDS encoding alpha/beta fold hydrolase: MRGYVDTDWGQLHYRTSGPAVADGGPVAVLFHESPRSSLVYEPIMAALGEYLTAFAFDTPGFGLSDSAPEGATIPEYARIFLQAIDALGIGGFTAVGMKTGSSLATSVVTLAGKDRVPKAVLYALNPPDAEKSEYWAVNWAPDLPVTEDGSIFDYLWKKNVGLYGTDSPRDLSLCVAETVVNLERYNSIYPAVFRFGPTTFELNEKLVAAGVAITVIQPSAEQMTPNDPLEFFHLPGTTDVFMPVTGQFASRAPKEFLEAIVAVAG, from the coding sequence ATGCGCGGATACGTCGACACCGACTGGGGCCAGCTGCACTACCGAACGAGCGGGCCGGCCGTCGCTGACGGCGGACCCGTCGCCGTGCTCTTCCACGAATCGCCCCGGTCGTCGCTCGTCTACGAGCCGATCATGGCCGCTCTCGGGGAGTACCTCACCGCTTTCGCCTTCGACACCCCCGGCTTCGGGCTCTCCGACTCCGCACCCGAGGGGGCGACGATCCCGGAGTACGCCCGCATCTTCCTGCAGGCGATCGACGCTCTCGGCATCGGCGGGTTCACAGCGGTCGGCATGAAGACCGGCAGCTCGCTCGCCACCTCGGTCGTGACCCTGGCCGGCAAGGATCGCGTCCCGAAGGCCGTGCTCTACGCGCTGAACCCACCGGATGCCGAGAAGAGCGAGTACTGGGCCGTGAACTGGGCACCCGACCTGCCGGTCACCGAAGACGGGTCGATCTTCGACTACCTGTGGAAGAAGAACGTCGGGCTCTACGGCACCGACAGCCCCCGGGATCTCTCGCTCTGCGTCGCGGAGACCGTCGTCAACCTCGAACGGTACAACTCGATCTACCCGGCGGTCTTCCGCTTCGGGCCGACCACTTTCGAACTGAACGAGAAGCTCGTGGCGGCGGGCGTGGCCATCACGGTCATCCAGCCCTCGGCCGAACAGATGACGCCGAACGACCCGCTGGAGTTCTTCCACCTGCCCGGCACCACCGATGTGTTCATGCCCGTCACCGGACAGTTCGCCTCGCGCGCACCGAAGGAATTCCTCGAAGCCATTGTCGCTGTCGCCGGCTGA
- a CDS encoding MFS transporter, whose product MPPGPPSLGPVLLPLSGLLVAQFVSGLSATIVATSIPTIMHTLSGPASHATWLVAATILGNTASTPIWGRLADLFAPKRIVQIAIALFVLGSIGAGLSADTTQLLTARAVQGIGLGGLGASAAVVVAMLVSPRERGRVNSWLVSVQTTATILGPVVGGFIVQSTLGWRWCFFVAVPLAVASIVVLALTLRLAERPARASGRTDIAGAFLIATGVTAVLIAVTTLSDDDWSFTPVSALVGGYGVVAIIALVIVELRVTSPVIPLRLLAQRTGALCVTAAFTIGFTLFGGSVFVTQYLQLGLGIPPATAGLLLAPMAIGTVGASILAGRMISRTGLVKAVLVGGASLCLAGNIALALAPLAPLPLALVGTVLLSAGLGSTTQNLVLAGQTVAGANRVGSVSATVMFFFTLGGTVGLVLLGAVLAHSVSGLRASGASEQLAYSAGLPTVFALSGVSTLVALVALVFLRSIRLASAQG is encoded by the coding sequence GTGCCCCCGGGCCCGCCGTCGCTCGGGCCGGTGCTGCTGCCGCTCAGCGGGCTCCTCGTCGCGCAGTTCGTCTCCGGCCTCTCGGCGACGATCGTCGCGACCTCCATCCCGACGATCATGCACACGCTGTCGGGGCCGGCGAGCCACGCGACCTGGCTGGTCGCCGCCACGATCCTCGGCAACACGGCCAGCACGCCGATCTGGGGTCGGCTGGCCGACCTGTTCGCCCCCAAACGCATCGTACAGATCGCCATCGCCCTCTTCGTTCTGGGGTCGATCGGGGCAGGGCTGTCGGCCGACACGACGCAGCTGCTCACGGCGCGGGCCGTCCAGGGCATCGGGCTCGGCGGCCTCGGGGCCTCTGCGGCGGTGGTCGTGGCGATGCTGGTGAGCCCCCGGGAACGCGGACGCGTGAACAGCTGGCTCGTCAGCGTGCAGACCACCGCCACGATCCTCGGTCCGGTCGTGGGCGGGTTCATCGTGCAGTCCACCCTCGGCTGGCGGTGGTGCTTCTTCGTCGCGGTCCCGCTTGCGGTGGCCTCGATCGTGGTGCTGGCACTGACCCTGCGGCTCGCCGAACGGCCGGCCCGGGCATCCGGTCGCACCGACATCGCGGGTGCGTTCCTGATCGCCACCGGGGTCACCGCGGTGCTCATCGCGGTCACCACCCTGAGCGACGACGACTGGTCGTTCACGCCAGTCAGTGCGCTGGTCGGCGGCTACGGGGTGGTCGCCATCATCGCTCTCGTGATCGTGGAGCTGCGGGTCACGTCGCCGGTGATCCCGCTCCGGCTGCTCGCCCAGCGCACCGGCGCGCTCTGCGTGACCGCCGCGTTCACCATCGGCTTCACGCTGTTCGGCGGCTCGGTCTTCGTGACCCAGTACCTGCAACTCGGCCTCGGCATCCCACCCGCGACGGCCGGCCTCCTGCTGGCGCCCATGGCCATCGGCACGGTCGGCGCCTCGATTCTGGCGGGCCGGATGATCAGCCGCACCGGCCTCGTCAAAGCAGTACTGGTCGGCGGGGCATCCCTCTGCCTCGCGGGGAACATCGCCCTCGCACTGGCACCCCTCGCACCCCTACCGCTGGCCCTGGTCGGCACGGTGCTGCTGAGCGCGGGGCTCGGGTCGACCACCCAGAACCTCGTGCTGGCCGGACAGACGGTGGCGGGCGCGAACCGTGTGGGGTCGGTGAGCGCGACGGTGATGTTCTTCTTCACCCTCGGCGGCACGGTGGGGCTGGTGCTGCTCGGGGCCGTGCTCGCGCACTCGGTGTCGGGCCTCCGCGCGTCGGGGGCGAGCGAACAGCTGGCCTACAGCGCGGGGCTGCCCACGGTGTTCGCGCTGTCTGGCGTCTCCACGCTGGTAGCGCTCGTCGCGCTGGTGTTCCTCCGGAGCATCCGGCTGGCGTCGGCTCAGGGGTAG
- a CDS encoding DUF4214 domain-containing protein, translated as MKRLVAAVAAVLMVAGLTTALAPAASAAPAPARAAYVTALYQDYLGRLPSNSDVTFWSAKLAAGSPRSSVAAGFADSDEYRLIRIDNAYRTILGREPEAGGRASWLDGMHRGILGTDDVDRAFYQSDEFYINSGNSDWTVIAALYQHILGRTPSFEESSTWLTRSSHLSFPPGPGTFPTYGLDRPLLVTSIYGSTEAARDRVSVMYSTYFHRAPDASGVVAWGDFNLANGDAATRSGLTSSDEYYALAGLRYP; from the coding sequence ATGAAACGACTGGTGGCGGCCGTGGCGGCCGTTCTGATGGTGGCCGGGCTCACGACGGCCCTGGCGCCAGCAGCCTCAGCGGCGCCCGCGCCCGCCCGCGCGGCCTACGTGACGGCGCTCTACCAGGACTACCTCGGCCGGCTCCCGAGCAACAGCGACGTGACCTTCTGGTCGGCGAAACTCGCCGCCGGCAGCCCCCGGAGCTCTGTCGCGGCGGGCTTCGCCGACAGCGATGAGTACCGGCTGATCCGCATCGACAACGCCTACCGCACGATTCTCGGGCGCGAACCCGAGGCGGGCGGGCGGGCCAGCTGGCTCGACGGAATGCACCGCGGAATACTCGGCACCGACGACGTCGATCGGGCGTTCTACCAGTCCGACGAGTTCTACATCAACAGCGGGAACAGCGACTGGACGGTGATCGCAGCGCTCTACCAGCACATCCTCGGTCGAACGCCGTCGTTCGAGGAGAGCAGCACGTGGTTGACCCGCTCGTCCCATCTCTCCTTCCCGCCCGGCCCCGGCACCTTTCCGACCTACGGGCTCGACCGGCCTTTGCTCGTCACGTCGATCTACGGCTCGACGGAGGCTGCCCGCGACCGCGTCAGCGTCATGTACTCCACCTACTTCCACCGCGCCCCCGACGCGAGCGGAGTGGTCGCCTGGGGCGACTTCAACCTGGCGAACGGAGATGCCGCCACCCGCTCGGGCCTCACCAGCAGCGACGAGTACTACGCCCTGGCGGGCCTTCGCTACCCCTGA